The window GGGGAATTTACGATCACGCTCGAGGAGGGGCGCAGCGCAAACGATTGGATCGACGTGACCGCCTTCCGGATCGAAAGAACGAGGACCACGGCCGATGCTGCGTGATCTTTCCAAATTGATCGATGACGAGGATTCCGAAGGTGGTGACGGCGACCGGCTGCAGAAGGAGCTGCGTCAGGCCGCGCAATCGCTCTGGCGCGCTCAGTTCATCTACGAGAACGACTGGGGCATGAAGACCTCTTACGAGGTGCTCCGCCGGTACATGGGATACTTCGAGAATCTGTTCGATGCGCTCGGTTATCGGGTCGTGGGGAGGCCGAACGACGGCTACGTGGGGTTGGTGGCGAACGAACTACCTCCCCGTCAGAGCATGAAACTCGACGAGAGTCTGCTGCTGCTGGTGTTGCGGCTCCACTACGAGGAGGCGTTTACGCGGTTCGAGGCCAAGGAATTCGGCGAGGTGGAGGTCGAGAGCGAGCAGATCCTGCAGATCTACGAGGACAGGACCCATCGCGAGCGACCGAATTTCGGGCGGGTCAAGGAAATCCTGGCCGGCTTTAGGCAGCGCGGTCTCGTCAGGATCGAGGATCGGGACGACAGGAACTTCACCCTGTTCCTGCGCCCCGCGTTGCCGATCGTGGTCTCCAAGGACACGCTCGGCTCCCTCGAGGAGTTCGTGTCGCGCTCGACCGCTGCAGCCGCAAAGACCGATGCGGCGAGCGAGGTGCAGCCGTGATCGAGCTCCGCCGTATCATCATGGTCGATTGGTACCTGTTCCGGGCGCAGCAGGTCGACATGCTCGGCATGACGGCGATCATCGGTCCGAATGGAGCGGGGAAATCGGCGATCATCGACGCCGTGCAGACCGTATTGTCCGGTGCGAGCATGGCCAGCATCCGCTTCAACCCGAGCGCCCAAAGCAACGTCAGGAGCAAGCGGACCCTGCGCGACTATTGCCTCGGCGTGGTCTCGCTCGACGAGAAGGGCGAGCGGTCGGAGCCGACGCGCCAGCACGCCTACACGTACATAATCCTGGTCTTCGAGGATCTGGACGACGGCTCGGCGGTGAGCCTGGGCGTCGCGTTTTCCGCCTCGGCATCGCGAAGCGAGGAGGTCTGCGAAGCGCGGTTCATCGCCAAGGGGGCGCTGACGAAGGGCGACATCCTCGCGGCCGTCGGCGAGGACGAGGTCGAGACGCTGCAGTGGCACGCGGTGCGCAACGCATTGCGTGCCCGGAATATCGAAGTCGACGACGCCTTCTCAAGCGCGACCGACTTCGTGGCGGAATCGCTCAGGGCCCTATCGCCGGCGGGATTCCCGCTCGACCCGAGGCGCTTCCAGAAGGCGTTCCGGAACGCCCTGCTGCTGAAGCCCGTGGATAATCCCACGGACTTCGTACGGAACTACGTTCTCGATGTTCAGCCGCTCCAGGTCGACAGGCTTCGGCGCGGCATCGAACACTGGCGTTCGCTGACCCGTCGCATTGAGGAATTGAGGGCACAGAGCGCGAGCCTCGCCGGGATCCTCCGCATCGTCGGTCGCGCCGTCGAAAACGAGCGGGTTATCGCAACGACCGGCTGGCAGATCGCTCGCTTGGAATGGGAGAAGTTTCGACGGGAGGCTAGGAGGCAGGAAGAGGTCATCGCGCAACTCCGGAAGGCCGCGAGCAGAGTCGAGGTCGACGCGGTAGCGGCCGCAGCCAGACACGCCACCCTTGACGTTGAACACAAGACCGTCGAACTCTCGATCAGGACCAGCGACGGTGAGCAGCTTGCCCAGATGTACGAGTCGGACAAGACCGCAACCCTGAGCCAGCGCGCCAACTCGATGGCTCCCGTCAAGGAGATCGAGGGTCTCATCGCTTCGATCAGGAAGGCCGTCGATCTCAATCTGTTGGTTCGCCGCGACGATTTCTTGCACGCGCTGCTGAGTGCAGTGGCCGTTGCGAGGGGAAGGGCTCCGTTATCCGAGTGGGACAAGCCGCTTCCGGAGAACTGGAAGGATAGTGCTTCCCATCTGGACGCGGCTCTTGCGGCTGTCGACCAGGCGCGCCTCGAGGCGGCGCGAAAGACGTTTTCCGACGCGCATTTTCACGCGCGAGTGGCGACCAAGGCTCTGCAGGATCGCATCGAACTGATCGATAGTAACCTGAAGCGGATGGATCAAGGGTTAAGCCCGATCGAAGGCGGAACTCGGGACCTCATCAGGCAACTCGGCTCACACGGTATCGAGGCAACACCGCTGTGCGAGTTGGTCGAGATTCGCGACGACAAATGGCGGATGGCAGCTGAGGCCTTTCTCGGTCGCTCCCGGGAAGCATTGATCGTCGAGCCCACAAGGGCGGTGCGTGCGTTAGAGATATTCCGAGAGGGTGGAGAGCATTCCTTCAGGGATGCAGAGGTTATCAACACGACCAAGACCGACAACACCAGGCCGGCTGAAAAGGGCTCGCTCGCACAGATCATCAGTACGGAAAACCGTCACGCCAGAGCCTTCCTCAACTATCGGATTGGCCGTCTGATGATGGTCGAAACCATGGATAGGATGGCCGCCGCCGAGAACGCCATCACGCCAGATCTCATGGTACAGGGAGGTCGGACGGTCCGGCGCTTGCAGAAGCCTCAGTACCTCAAGCTCGGGCGCGCAACGCAGGAGCAGATGCGTCAACAGCTTCAGGCCGAACGGCAGCAGTTGCTCCAGCAGCTTGCGGAATCGGCGGGAGATGTCCGACGCTCGGAGGACGAAGCGCGCTTGTTCGAGGCCATGTTCGGGCAGTTTCAGGCGATCCGCGGCGCCGGCCTGACCTGCTCCGGATGCGGCGAGGAGCTGGCTGCTTTCGATCGCAAACTGGCGGAGATCGGGAAAAATATCGAAGACGCCAAGCGGAATCGCGATCCCAAGCTCGTCGCCGATCTGGAGCGCCTCGCCGCCGAGGTTAAGACGGCAAACCGGCTCAAGACCGAGACACAGGATGCGTCGACCCGAGCCCACAGCGCGAGAGATCGGGCCGAAGGCGCGTATGAAGACTACATGAGGAAGAATCGTGAAGTCCTGGCAGGGGCACGTCGCGCCCGCGCGCGCCAGTTGCTGGACGAATTCCCGCAATCGAGGGACATGGGCGACTATCGGTCGAAGGTGGCCGAAATGGCCACTGAGTCCGTGTCGGACCGCATCGCCGGGCTGACGGCGGACCGGGAAAACCGTTCTACCAACCGGCGCTCCACTCTGATGCGCGAAATGACCGGTGCGATGAACAAGCACGGTCAGGAATTCCATGTCGTGCCGCCGTTCACCGCCGAGGAGGCAACGCCGTCGGCTGTCGAGCACTGGGCGACCGCGGAAAAGGAGCGCCTCGATGCGCACGAGCTGGTTCAGTACGAGGAGCAGTGCCGGAACGCCGCGACCGAGATGACCTCGGCCTTCCGGGACGATCTATTGCATCGGCTGGATGACGCCTTCATGGGCATCAAGAACACCCTGAACGAACTCAA of the Bradyrhizobium sp. WSM1417 genome contains:
- a CDS encoding SbcC/MukB-like Walker B domain-containing protein, whose protein sequence is MIELRRIIMVDWYLFRAQQVDMLGMTAIIGPNGAGKSAIIDAVQTVLSGASMASIRFNPSAQSNVRSKRTLRDYCLGVVSLDEKGERSEPTRQHAYTYIILVFEDLDDGSAVSLGVAFSASASRSEEVCEARFIAKGALTKGDILAAVGEDEVETLQWHAVRNALRARNIEVDDAFSSATDFVAESLRALSPAGFPLDPRRFQKAFRNALLLKPVDNPTDFVRNYVLDVQPLQVDRLRRGIEHWRSLTRRIEELRAQSASLAGILRIVGRAVENERVIATTGWQIARLEWEKFRREARRQEEVIAQLRKAASRVEVDAVAAAARHATLDVEHKTVELSIRTSDGEQLAQMYESDKTATLSQRANSMAPVKEIEGLIASIRKAVDLNLLVRRDDFLHALLSAVAVARGRAPLSEWDKPLPENWKDSASHLDAALAAVDQARLEAARKTFSDAHFHARVATKALQDRIELIDSNLKRMDQGLSPIEGGTRDLIRQLGSHGIEATPLCELVEIRDDKWRMAAEAFLGRSREALIVEPTRAVRALEIFREGGEHSFRDAEVINTTKTDNTRPAEKGSLAQIISTENRHARAFLNYRIGRLMMVETMDRMAAAENAITPDLMVQGGRTVRRLQKPQYLKLGRATQEQMRQQLQAERQQLLQQLAESAGDVRRSEDEARLFEAMFGQFQAIRGAGLTCSGCGEELAAFDRKLAEIGKNIEDAKRNRDPKLVADLERLAAEVKTANRLKTETQDASTRAHSARDRAEGAYEDYMRKNREVLAGARRARARQLLDEFPQSRDMGDYRSKVAEMATESVSDRIAGLTADRENRSTNRRSTLMREMTGAMNKHGQEFHVVPPFTAEEATPSAVEHWATAEKERLDAHELVQYEEQCRNAATEMTSAFRDDLLHRLDDAFMGIKNTLNELNRHLKDRQFHGRDYYSFKALEAPTHVDMIELVEESRKPEFNLPLFGDRSGDANSPMMRAVRQIEEILSNPEARTEDIEDPRKYFNFELYIQDAQGKIRSSLTSRAGTGSGGEGQLPFYIAIGASLAATYQNRRTGESGLSLAIFDEAFNRLDTRAIGQCSQFMRDLGLQVMLATPDEKRHVFMEVVDTVVNVNRLGNQVMIDTELLTEKARDAIVAADPYRKGFDVFKSELIAAGTAPAMPQDQAAE
- a CDS encoding DUF4194 domain-containing protein; the protein is MLRDLSKLIDDEDSEGGDGDRLQKELRQAAQSLWRAQFIYENDWGMKTSYEVLRRYMGYFENLFDALGYRVVGRPNDGYVGLVANELPPRQSMKLDESLLLLVLRLHYEEAFTRFEAKEFGEVEVESEQILQIYEDRTHRERPNFGRVKEILAGFRQRGLVRIEDRDDRNFTLFLRPALPIVVSKDTLGSLEEFVSRSTAAAAKTDAASEVQP